Proteins encoded together in one Carya illinoinensis cultivar Pawnee chromosome 3, C.illinoinensisPawnee_v1, whole genome shotgun sequence window:
- the LOC122302728 gene encoding uncharacterized protein LOC122302728 isoform X1, with protein MVLGLKAKNRRSASVQINYLIHVEDIKPWPPSQSLRSLRSVLIQWENGDRNSGSTNIVVPSLGSVVVEGKIEFNESFRLPVTLLRDISVKGGDADAFKKNCLEFNLYEARRDKTVKGQSLATAIIDLADYGVVQDALSISAPMNCKRSYGNTDQPILNIKIQPVRKGRTNSSLRDNQSRRVSQNDNGGGSVSALMNEEYAEEAESASFTDDDVSSHSSQTIASTAFDSIGGLPPQENGADTVRHSTGGGNKDHALAANLKFEQSNMTSCIGSQENPKGSSSCSSSIDLSSDLGSPVNGPASESNFPNSSSTSIQQHVASHGFHSSSSSLVYENTEEDSDIRSNDNGHLALEVHEKISNTTSVVSGDGERNIKENVLHSFVASPDKNSQMVEKLDSSKYSDSKVNGNNDGKGWEIGSDHLEEAETTDDYFDGSMEDKYGKEPQEKGLEIENLDEKTLFTEDEPSVTGSATRGQASLEGDTFSLSSGSPGLKSNILKSERLKNVKSVRSSTDLGRTNGLVSGTQHTEVTEAGVLGDAQYIGRNLRSNERKDAKVYPKDTKSALLDSKIQQLEYRIKMLEGELREAAAVEASLYSVVAEHGSSMSKVHAPARRLSRLYLHACRESSLSRKASAARSAVSGLFLVAKACGNDVPRLTFWLSNSIVLRTIISKAIGDRELPLPAEFGIERNGGVKVINKVSSLLKWKVSSPGIKENAKSLYGSFGNWEDPRTFTSALEKIESWIFSRIVESIWWQTLTPHMHSTAATTINECLGSSSRKTYERLSSSGEQEQGNFAIDLWKKAFRDACERLCPIRAGGHECGCLPLLARLIMEQCVARLDVAMFNAILRESADEIPTDPVSDPISDAKVLPISAGKSSFGAGAQLKNAIGNWSRWLTDLFGMDDDDSIDDANNHDDTDEREDASFKSFHLLNALSDLMMLPKDMLLSKTIRKEVCPSFGAPLIKRVVGNFVPDEFCPDPIPRVVLEALDSEDHFEPGEESLMNFPCAAAPTVYSPPLAASVANIIGETGSQTHLRRSGSSVLRKSYTSDDELDELNSPLSSIFIDGSLSSAVPTKFSWVSKGNGNQDAVRYELLRSVWMNSD; from the exons ATGGTTCTAGGATTGAAAGCTAAGAACAGGCGAAGCGCCTCGGtccaaataaattatttaatccaTGTAGAGGATATCAAGCCCTGGCCCCCATCACAGTCACTTAGATCCCTCCGTTCCGTCCTGATTCAATGGGAAAATGGTGATCGAAATTCTGGGTCTACCAACATTGTTGTACCCTCACTTGGCTCAGTTGTTGTTGAGGGAAAGATTGAATTCAATGAGTCTTTTAGGCTACCTGTGACCTTGTTGAGGGACATTTCTGTCAAAGGTGGTGATGCCGATGCAtttaaaaagaattgcttgGAGTTTAACTTGTATGAGGCAAGGAGGGACAAGACTGTGAAGGGCCAGTCATTGGCGACTGCCATCATTGACTTGGCAGATTATGGTGTTGTGCAAGATGCCTTAAGCATTAGTGCTCCAATGAACTGCAAGAGGAGCTATGGGAACACAGATCAGCcaattttaaatatcaaaatccaGCCTGTTCGTAAGGGTCGCACTAATTCTTCGTTGAGGGACAACCAATCAAGACGCGTGTCACAGAATGATAATGGTGGTGGATCTGTTTCTGCCTTGATGAATGAAGAGTATGCTGAGGAAGCAGAGAGTGCGTCTTTCACCGATGATGATGTTTCATCACACTCATCTCAGACAATTGCTTCTACTGCTTTTGACTCTATTGGGGGCTTACCTCCTCAAGAG AATGGAGCAGACACGGTGAGGCATAGCACTGGAGGGGGCAACAAGGATCATGCCTTAGCTGCAAACCTGAAGTTTGAACAATCTAATATGACATCATGTATAGGATCACAAGAAAATCCAAAGGGGAGTTCATCTTGCTCATCATCAATAGACTTATCCTCTGATCTGGGGAGTCCAGTAAATGGTCCTGCTTCTGAATCGAACTTTCCTAACTCTAGTTCAACATCAATCCAACAACATGTTGCTTCCCATGGTTTTCACTCTTCATCATCATCCTTGGTGTATGAAAATACGGAGGAAGACTCTGATATTAGAAGTAATGACAATGGACATTTAGCTCTGGAAGTTCACGAAAAGATTAGTAATACCACAAGTGTAGTTTCAGGTGATGGTGAGCGGAACATCAAGGAAAACGTACTTCACAGTTTTGTAGCATCCCCAGACAAAAATTCCCAGATGGTTGAGAAACTGGACTCCTCCAAGTATAGTGATTCTAAAGTTAATGGAAACAATGATGGGAAGGGTTGGGAAATCGGTAGCGATCACTTGGAGGAGGCTGAAACCACAGATGATTACTTTGATGGTTCTATGGAGGACAAATATGGAAAGGAACCACAAGAAAAGGGACTTGAAATAGAAAACTTGGATGAGAAAACACTTTTTACAGAAGATGAACCATCAGTCACTGGAAGTGCTACCAGAGGGCAAGCCTCTTTGGAAGGCGATACATTTTCTTTAAGCAGTGGAAGTCCTGGATTGAAGAGCAATATCCTTAAAAGTGAGAGATTAAAGAATGTGAAGTCTGTTAGGTCATCAACAGACTTAGGTAGGACCAATGGATTAGTAAGTGGTACTCAGCACACAGAAGTAACAGAAGCTGGTGTCCTGGGAGATGCACAGTACATTGGACGAAACCTCAGAAGCAATGAAAGGAAAGATGCTAAAGTTTATCCAAAGGATACAAAAAGTGCCCTTTTAGATAGCAAAATCCAGCAATTGGAATACAGAATAAAGATGCTTGAGGGTGAGTTGAGAGAAGCTGCTGCTGTGGAGGCTTCTCTTTATTCAGTAGTTGCTGAGCATGGAAGTTCCATGAGTAAGGTCCATGCTCCTGCTCGGCGCCTTTCAAGGTTGTATCTTCATGCTTGTAGAGAAAGTTCTCTATCAAGGAAAGCATCTGCTGCTAGAAGTGCTGTTTCAGGACTATTTTTGGTTGCAAAAGCATGTGGAAATGACGTTCCAAG ATTGACATTTTGGTTGTCCAACTCGATTGTCTTGAGAACAATTATAAGCAAAGCCATTGGGGACCGGGAGCTACCACTGCCTGCTGAATTTGGTATTGAAAGGAATGGTGGGGTAAAGGTAATTAACAAGGTATCATCCCTATTAAAATGGAAAGTGTCTTCTCCTGGcataaaagaaaatgcaaaatctTTGTATGGAAGTTTTGGCAACTGGGAGGACCCACGTACGTTTACATCTGcattagaaaaaatagaaagttgGATCTTCTCCCGAATTGTTGAGTCTATCTGGTGGCAG ACTTTGACTCCACATATGCATTCTACCGCTGCAACAACAATTAACGAATGTTTGGGTTCCAGCTCAAGGAAAACCTATGAAAGGTTATCTAGTTCAGGTGAGCAAGAGCAAGGGAACTTTGCAATAGACCTATGGAAGAAGGCTTTCAGGGATGCCTGTGAAAGACTTTGTCCTATCCGAGCTGGAGGGCATGAGTGTGGCTGCTTGCCTCTGCTGGCTAGATTG ATAATGGAGCAATGCGTGGCCAGACTGGATGTGGCAATGTTCAATGCTATCCTTCGTGAATCTGCTGATGAGATCCCAACAGATCCTGTATCTGACCCTATCAGCGATGCAAAGGTTCTACCTATTTCAGCTGGGAAATCAAGTTTTGGGGCTGGTGCACAGCTGAAAAATGCG ATTGGAAATTGGTCTAGATGGTTGACCGACTTATTTGGTATGGATGATGATGACTCAATTGATGATGCAAATAACCATGATGACACCGATGAGAGAGAAGATGCATCATTCAAGTCTTTTCATCTGCTTAATGCATTAAGTGATCTCATGATGCTTCCAAAGGACATGCTTTTGAGCAAAACCATCAGGAAAGAG GTATGCCCTTCATTTGGTGCACCATTGATCAAGAGGGTTGTCGGCAATTTTGTTCCTGATGAGTTTTGTCCGGACCCAATTCCACGCGTTGTACTTGAAGCACTGGACTCAGAG GATCATTTTGAGCCAGGGGAGGAGTCTCTGATGAACTTCCCATGTGCTGCGGCTCCTACAGTTTATTCACCACCTCTGGCAGCTTCAGTCGCAAATATTATTGGAGAGACTGGAAGCCAAACTCACCTGAGAAGAAGTGGGTCCTCGGTGCTCAGGAAATCGTACACGAGTGATGATGAGCTTGACGAGTTGAATTCACCCTTGAGTTCTATATTCATTGATGGCTCCCTTTCATCAGCAGTCCCAACAAAGTTCAGCTGGGTATCAAAGGGAAATGGCAATCAAGATGCTGTAAGATACGAACTCCTTCGCAGTGTGTGGATGAATAGCGATTAG
- the LOC122302728 gene encoding uncharacterized protein LOC122302728 isoform X2, with protein sequence MVLGLKAKNRRSASVQINYLIHVEDIKPWPPSQSLRSLRSVLIQWENGDRNSGSTNIVVPSLGSVVVEGKIEFNESFRLPVTLLRDISVKGGDADAFKKNCLEFNLYEARRDKTVKGQSLATAIIDLADYGVVQDALSISAPMNCKRSYGNTDQPILNIKIQPVRKGRTNSSLRDNQSRRVSQNDNGGGSVSALMNEEYAEEAESASFTDDDVSSHSSQTIASTAFDSIGGLPPQENGADTVRHSTGGGNKDHALAANLKFEQSNMTSCIGSQENPKGSSSCSSSIDLSSDLGSPVNGPASESNFPNSSSTSIQQHVASHGFHSSSSSLVYENTEEDSDIRSNDNGHLALEVHEKISNTTSVVSGDGERNIKENVLHSFVASPDKNSQMVEKLDSSKYSDSKVNGNNDGKGWEIGSDHLEEAETTDDYFDGSMEDKYGKEPQEKGLEIENLDEKTLFTEDEPSVTGSATRGQASLEGDTFSLSSGSPGLKSNILKSERLKNVKSVRSSTDLGRTNGLVSGTQHTEVTEAGVLGDAQYIGRNLRSNERKDAKVYPKDTKSALLDSKIQQLEYRIKMLEGELREAAAVEASLYSVVAEHGSSMSKVHAPARRLSRLYLHACRESSLSRKASAARSAVSGLFLVAKACGNDVPRLTFWLSNSIVLRTIISKAIGDRELPLPAEFGIERNGGVKTLTPHMHSTAATTINECLGSSSRKTYERLSSSGEQEQGNFAIDLWKKAFRDACERLCPIRAGGHECGCLPLLARLIMEQCVARLDVAMFNAILRESADEIPTDPVSDPISDAKVLPISAGKSSFGAGAQLKNAIGNWSRWLTDLFGMDDDDSIDDANNHDDTDEREDASFKSFHLLNALSDLMMLPKDMLLSKTIRKEVCPSFGAPLIKRVVGNFVPDEFCPDPIPRVVLEALDSEDHFEPGEESLMNFPCAAAPTVYSPPLAASVANIIGETGSQTHLRRSGSSVLRKSYTSDDELDELNSPLSSIFIDGSLSSAVPTKFSWVSKGNGNQDAVRYELLRSVWMNSD encoded by the exons ATGGTTCTAGGATTGAAAGCTAAGAACAGGCGAAGCGCCTCGGtccaaataaattatttaatccaTGTAGAGGATATCAAGCCCTGGCCCCCATCACAGTCACTTAGATCCCTCCGTTCCGTCCTGATTCAATGGGAAAATGGTGATCGAAATTCTGGGTCTACCAACATTGTTGTACCCTCACTTGGCTCAGTTGTTGTTGAGGGAAAGATTGAATTCAATGAGTCTTTTAGGCTACCTGTGACCTTGTTGAGGGACATTTCTGTCAAAGGTGGTGATGCCGATGCAtttaaaaagaattgcttgGAGTTTAACTTGTATGAGGCAAGGAGGGACAAGACTGTGAAGGGCCAGTCATTGGCGACTGCCATCATTGACTTGGCAGATTATGGTGTTGTGCAAGATGCCTTAAGCATTAGTGCTCCAATGAACTGCAAGAGGAGCTATGGGAACACAGATCAGCcaattttaaatatcaaaatccaGCCTGTTCGTAAGGGTCGCACTAATTCTTCGTTGAGGGACAACCAATCAAGACGCGTGTCACAGAATGATAATGGTGGTGGATCTGTTTCTGCCTTGATGAATGAAGAGTATGCTGAGGAAGCAGAGAGTGCGTCTTTCACCGATGATGATGTTTCATCACACTCATCTCAGACAATTGCTTCTACTGCTTTTGACTCTATTGGGGGCTTACCTCCTCAAGAG AATGGAGCAGACACGGTGAGGCATAGCACTGGAGGGGGCAACAAGGATCATGCCTTAGCTGCAAACCTGAAGTTTGAACAATCTAATATGACATCATGTATAGGATCACAAGAAAATCCAAAGGGGAGTTCATCTTGCTCATCATCAATAGACTTATCCTCTGATCTGGGGAGTCCAGTAAATGGTCCTGCTTCTGAATCGAACTTTCCTAACTCTAGTTCAACATCAATCCAACAACATGTTGCTTCCCATGGTTTTCACTCTTCATCATCATCCTTGGTGTATGAAAATACGGAGGAAGACTCTGATATTAGAAGTAATGACAATGGACATTTAGCTCTGGAAGTTCACGAAAAGATTAGTAATACCACAAGTGTAGTTTCAGGTGATGGTGAGCGGAACATCAAGGAAAACGTACTTCACAGTTTTGTAGCATCCCCAGACAAAAATTCCCAGATGGTTGAGAAACTGGACTCCTCCAAGTATAGTGATTCTAAAGTTAATGGAAACAATGATGGGAAGGGTTGGGAAATCGGTAGCGATCACTTGGAGGAGGCTGAAACCACAGATGATTACTTTGATGGTTCTATGGAGGACAAATATGGAAAGGAACCACAAGAAAAGGGACTTGAAATAGAAAACTTGGATGAGAAAACACTTTTTACAGAAGATGAACCATCAGTCACTGGAAGTGCTACCAGAGGGCAAGCCTCTTTGGAAGGCGATACATTTTCTTTAAGCAGTGGAAGTCCTGGATTGAAGAGCAATATCCTTAAAAGTGAGAGATTAAAGAATGTGAAGTCTGTTAGGTCATCAACAGACTTAGGTAGGACCAATGGATTAGTAAGTGGTACTCAGCACACAGAAGTAACAGAAGCTGGTGTCCTGGGAGATGCACAGTACATTGGACGAAACCTCAGAAGCAATGAAAGGAAAGATGCTAAAGTTTATCCAAAGGATACAAAAAGTGCCCTTTTAGATAGCAAAATCCAGCAATTGGAATACAGAATAAAGATGCTTGAGGGTGAGTTGAGAGAAGCTGCTGCTGTGGAGGCTTCTCTTTATTCAGTAGTTGCTGAGCATGGAAGTTCCATGAGTAAGGTCCATGCTCCTGCTCGGCGCCTTTCAAGGTTGTATCTTCATGCTTGTAGAGAAAGTTCTCTATCAAGGAAAGCATCTGCTGCTAGAAGTGCTGTTTCAGGACTATTTTTGGTTGCAAAAGCATGTGGAAATGACGTTCCAAG ATTGACATTTTGGTTGTCCAACTCGATTGTCTTGAGAACAATTATAAGCAAAGCCATTGGGGACCGGGAGCTACCACTGCCTGCTGAATTTGGTATTGAAAGGAATGGTGGGGTAAAG ACTTTGACTCCACATATGCATTCTACCGCTGCAACAACAATTAACGAATGTTTGGGTTCCAGCTCAAGGAAAACCTATGAAAGGTTATCTAGTTCAGGTGAGCAAGAGCAAGGGAACTTTGCAATAGACCTATGGAAGAAGGCTTTCAGGGATGCCTGTGAAAGACTTTGTCCTATCCGAGCTGGAGGGCATGAGTGTGGCTGCTTGCCTCTGCTGGCTAGATTG ATAATGGAGCAATGCGTGGCCAGACTGGATGTGGCAATGTTCAATGCTATCCTTCGTGAATCTGCTGATGAGATCCCAACAGATCCTGTATCTGACCCTATCAGCGATGCAAAGGTTCTACCTATTTCAGCTGGGAAATCAAGTTTTGGGGCTGGTGCACAGCTGAAAAATGCG ATTGGAAATTGGTCTAGATGGTTGACCGACTTATTTGGTATGGATGATGATGACTCAATTGATGATGCAAATAACCATGATGACACCGATGAGAGAGAAGATGCATCATTCAAGTCTTTTCATCTGCTTAATGCATTAAGTGATCTCATGATGCTTCCAAAGGACATGCTTTTGAGCAAAACCATCAGGAAAGAG GTATGCCCTTCATTTGGTGCACCATTGATCAAGAGGGTTGTCGGCAATTTTGTTCCTGATGAGTTTTGTCCGGACCCAATTCCACGCGTTGTACTTGAAGCACTGGACTCAGAG GATCATTTTGAGCCAGGGGAGGAGTCTCTGATGAACTTCCCATGTGCTGCGGCTCCTACAGTTTATTCACCACCTCTGGCAGCTTCAGTCGCAAATATTATTGGAGAGACTGGAAGCCAAACTCACCTGAGAAGAAGTGGGTCCTCGGTGCTCAGGAAATCGTACACGAGTGATGATGAGCTTGACGAGTTGAATTCACCCTTGAGTTCTATATTCATTGATGGCTCCCTTTCATCAGCAGTCCCAACAAAGTTCAGCTGGGTATCAAAGGGAAATGGCAATCAAGATGCTGTAAGATACGAACTCCTTCGCAGTGTGTGGATGAATAGCGATTAG
- the LOC122302728 gene encoding uncharacterized protein LOC122302728 isoform X3: protein MTSCIGSQENPKGSSSCSSSIDLSSDLGSPVNGPASESNFPNSSSTSIQQHVASHGFHSSSSSLVYENTEEDSDIRSNDNGHLALEVHEKISNTTSVVSGDGERNIKENVLHSFVASPDKNSQMVEKLDSSKYSDSKVNGNNDGKGWEIGSDHLEEAETTDDYFDGSMEDKYGKEPQEKGLEIENLDEKTLFTEDEPSVTGSATRGQASLEGDTFSLSSGSPGLKSNILKSERLKNVKSVRSSTDLGRTNGLVSGTQHTEVTEAGVLGDAQYIGRNLRSNERKDAKVYPKDTKSALLDSKIQQLEYRIKMLEGELREAAAVEASLYSVVAEHGSSMSKVHAPARRLSRLYLHACRESSLSRKASAARSAVSGLFLVAKACGNDVPRLTFWLSNSIVLRTIISKAIGDRELPLPAEFGIERNGGVKVINKVSSLLKWKVSSPGIKENAKSLYGSFGNWEDPRTFTSALEKIESWIFSRIVESIWWQTLTPHMHSTAATTINECLGSSSRKTYERLSSSGEQEQGNFAIDLWKKAFRDACERLCPIRAGGHECGCLPLLARLIMEQCVARLDVAMFNAILRESADEIPTDPVSDPISDAKVLPISAGKSSFGAGAQLKNAIGNWSRWLTDLFGMDDDDSIDDANNHDDTDEREDASFKSFHLLNALSDLMMLPKDMLLSKTIRKEVCPSFGAPLIKRVVGNFVPDEFCPDPIPRVVLEALDSEDHFEPGEESLMNFPCAAAPTVYSPPLAASVANIIGETGSQTHLRRSGSSVLRKSYTSDDELDELNSPLSSIFIDGSLSSAVPTKFSWVSKGNGNQDAVRYELLRSVWMNSD, encoded by the exons ATGACATCATGTATAGGATCACAAGAAAATCCAAAGGGGAGTTCATCTTGCTCATCATCAATAGACTTATCCTCTGATCTGGGGAGTCCAGTAAATGGTCCTGCTTCTGAATCGAACTTTCCTAACTCTAGTTCAACATCAATCCAACAACATGTTGCTTCCCATGGTTTTCACTCTTCATCATCATCCTTGGTGTATGAAAATACGGAGGAAGACTCTGATATTAGAAGTAATGACAATGGACATTTAGCTCTGGAAGTTCACGAAAAGATTAGTAATACCACAAGTGTAGTTTCAGGTGATGGTGAGCGGAACATCAAGGAAAACGTACTTCACAGTTTTGTAGCATCCCCAGACAAAAATTCCCAGATGGTTGAGAAACTGGACTCCTCCAAGTATAGTGATTCTAAAGTTAATGGAAACAATGATGGGAAGGGTTGGGAAATCGGTAGCGATCACTTGGAGGAGGCTGAAACCACAGATGATTACTTTGATGGTTCTATGGAGGACAAATATGGAAAGGAACCACAAGAAAAGGGACTTGAAATAGAAAACTTGGATGAGAAAACACTTTTTACAGAAGATGAACCATCAGTCACTGGAAGTGCTACCAGAGGGCAAGCCTCTTTGGAAGGCGATACATTTTCTTTAAGCAGTGGAAGTCCTGGATTGAAGAGCAATATCCTTAAAAGTGAGAGATTAAAGAATGTGAAGTCTGTTAGGTCATCAACAGACTTAGGTAGGACCAATGGATTAGTAAGTGGTACTCAGCACACAGAAGTAACAGAAGCTGGTGTCCTGGGAGATGCACAGTACATTGGACGAAACCTCAGAAGCAATGAAAGGAAAGATGCTAAAGTTTATCCAAAGGATACAAAAAGTGCCCTTTTAGATAGCAAAATCCAGCAATTGGAATACAGAATAAAGATGCTTGAGGGTGAGTTGAGAGAAGCTGCTGCTGTGGAGGCTTCTCTTTATTCAGTAGTTGCTGAGCATGGAAGTTCCATGAGTAAGGTCCATGCTCCTGCTCGGCGCCTTTCAAGGTTGTATCTTCATGCTTGTAGAGAAAGTTCTCTATCAAGGAAAGCATCTGCTGCTAGAAGTGCTGTTTCAGGACTATTTTTGGTTGCAAAAGCATGTGGAAATGACGTTCCAAG ATTGACATTTTGGTTGTCCAACTCGATTGTCTTGAGAACAATTATAAGCAAAGCCATTGGGGACCGGGAGCTACCACTGCCTGCTGAATTTGGTATTGAAAGGAATGGTGGGGTAAAGGTAATTAACAAGGTATCATCCCTATTAAAATGGAAAGTGTCTTCTCCTGGcataaaagaaaatgcaaaatctTTGTATGGAAGTTTTGGCAACTGGGAGGACCCACGTACGTTTACATCTGcattagaaaaaatagaaagttgGATCTTCTCCCGAATTGTTGAGTCTATCTGGTGGCAG ACTTTGACTCCACATATGCATTCTACCGCTGCAACAACAATTAACGAATGTTTGGGTTCCAGCTCAAGGAAAACCTATGAAAGGTTATCTAGTTCAGGTGAGCAAGAGCAAGGGAACTTTGCAATAGACCTATGGAAGAAGGCTTTCAGGGATGCCTGTGAAAGACTTTGTCCTATCCGAGCTGGAGGGCATGAGTGTGGCTGCTTGCCTCTGCTGGCTAGATTG ATAATGGAGCAATGCGTGGCCAGACTGGATGTGGCAATGTTCAATGCTATCCTTCGTGAATCTGCTGATGAGATCCCAACAGATCCTGTATCTGACCCTATCAGCGATGCAAAGGTTCTACCTATTTCAGCTGGGAAATCAAGTTTTGGGGCTGGTGCACAGCTGAAAAATGCG ATTGGAAATTGGTCTAGATGGTTGACCGACTTATTTGGTATGGATGATGATGACTCAATTGATGATGCAAATAACCATGATGACACCGATGAGAGAGAAGATGCATCATTCAAGTCTTTTCATCTGCTTAATGCATTAAGTGATCTCATGATGCTTCCAAAGGACATGCTTTTGAGCAAAACCATCAGGAAAGAG GTATGCCCTTCATTTGGTGCACCATTGATCAAGAGGGTTGTCGGCAATTTTGTTCCTGATGAGTTTTGTCCGGACCCAATTCCACGCGTTGTACTTGAAGCACTGGACTCAGAG GATCATTTTGAGCCAGGGGAGGAGTCTCTGATGAACTTCCCATGTGCTGCGGCTCCTACAGTTTATTCACCACCTCTGGCAGCTTCAGTCGCAAATATTATTGGAGAGACTGGAAGCCAAACTCACCTGAGAAGAAGTGGGTCCTCGGTGCTCAGGAAATCGTACACGAGTGATGATGAGCTTGACGAGTTGAATTCACCCTTGAGTTCTATATTCATTGATGGCTCCCTTTCATCAGCAGTCCCAACAAAGTTCAGCTGGGTATCAAAGGGAAATGGCAATCAAGATGCTGTAAGATACGAACTCCTTCGCAGTGTGTGGATGAATAGCGATTAG
- the LOC122302856 gene encoding probable adenylate kinase 7, mitochondrial, whose translation MSGLSRLRHLSPRLLTLLKPASRSYGSAAAQLHYDSDFDDDEELQQHGVVGTEGSVPGRGVQWVLIGHRGGQRHVYAERLSKLLEVPHISMGNLVRQELHPRSSLYKQIANAVNEGKLVPEEIIFTLLSKRLEEGYYRGETGFILDGIPRTRMQAEILDQVTDIDLVVNFKCTEEHMVNLGDGKFSPCCGYHSMSNAGCDFNLQTRENQLKPFSSDSGGLWKEKFHIYSEQSKQLEEYYRKQKKLLDFHVAGAPGETWQGLLTALHLQHMNAVSSSKKLTA comes from the exons ATGTCCGGCCTCAGCCGACTGCGACATCTCTCTCCGCGGCTGCTAACTCTCCTGAAACCTGCTAGCCGATCATATGGATCGGCTGCGGCCCAGCTCCATTACGACTCTGACTTTGACGACGACGAGGAGCTGCAGCAACACGGTGTGGTGGGAACGGAGGGGTCGGTCCCGGGGAGAGGTGTCCAGTGGGTTTTGATAGGCCATCGAGGAGGCCAGAGACACGTTTATGCCGAGAGGCTCTCGAAGCTTCTAGAAGTCCCTCACATTTCCATGGGCAACCTCGTCCGCCAGGAGCTCCATCCTCGCTCTTCTCTCTACAAGCAG ATTGCAAATGCAGTTAATGAAGGGAAGCTTGTTCCGGAGGAGATCATTTTCACCCTGTTGTCAAAGAGGCTGGAAGAAGGATACTACAGGGGCGAGACTGGGTTCATTTTAGATGGGATTCCTCGAACAAGAATGCAAGCT GAGATTCTTGACCAAGTCACTGATATTGATTTAGTCGTGAACTTCAAATGCACAGAAGAACACATGGTGAATCTGGGAGATGGAAAGTTTTCTCCCTGTTGCGGATATCATAGCATGAGCAATGCTGGGTGTGATTTTAATCTGCAGACTCGGGAAAATCAACTAAAACCCTTTTCTTCTGATAGTGGAGGCCTGTGGAAGGAAAAGTTCCATATCTACTCAGAGCAG AGCAAGCAGTTGGAAGAATACTATAGGAAACAGAAGAAACTTCTTGATTTTCATGTGGCAGGCGCACCTGGAGAGACCTGGCAGGGGCTGTTGACTGCATTACACCTCCAGCATATGAATGCTGTTAGCTCTTCAAAGAAGCTAACTGCATGA